In Planctomycetaceae bacterium, a single genomic region encodes these proteins:
- a CDS encoding right-handed parallel beta-helix repeat-containing protein, whose amino-acid sequence MSTMANAAPTVFVSPGGCDANDGGSPQRSLATVHRAAAAVRELASEGRGDIVVELADGTYVLDSPLCLGARDGGAGKHRVIYRAAPGARPMLSGGRTIGPWSKAAHPTLANLWSAHVPDLPPTRQLYVNGRAAAMARGDKLRPRDEDGVEADFAFHNQIETAISNGSETPVYEGYTTRSLATISTWRNARDIEFVYDVVWTRVILPVERIEPERGTGFPACDACVVKMKMPAFRDAQIKDGMHIDGPDFIQNAYELLGTPGQWYHDRAAGVLYYTPLPEEDMTTATVIVPVLETLLEVRGSLDEPARNIRFEGLTFSYTTFLRPRTLGHAEIQANFLKNPAVDVDHTSYLKTPGGVVLDAASDVYFHRCTFSRMGAGALDIQNGSRDNVVRGCLFTQTAAGAVQVGDVQVSDAHPDDPRTIVSGNVIDNCRLVAIGTEFKGSIGIFVGYAAGTVITHNEISEVGYTGISVGWGWGYYDPWSEPDKPKFYRDGCYPRFDTPTTCRNTLVEHNHVHHVLNSLNDGGGIYTLGLQIGAVIRENHVHDNGAGRGGPGGLYLDEGSAGMEIVGNVIYNVRRPYRLHLTMPRQQWALNEHDNFFAVSPDDPRFPRSIADHAGLEEDYRDLLYGVRQP is encoded by the coding sequence ATGAGCACTATGGCAAATGCGGCGCCCACTGTTTTTGTCAGCCCCGGCGGCTGTGACGCCAACGATGGGGGTTCGCCCCAGCGGTCGCTGGCGACGGTTCATCGCGCGGCGGCGGCAGTGCGCGAGCTGGCCAGCGAGGGCCGCGGCGACATTGTGGTCGAACTGGCCGATGGGACCTACGTGCTCGACAGCCCGCTCTGCCTGGGCGCCCGCGACGGCGGCGCGGGCAAGCATCGCGTGATCTATCGCGCCGCCCCGGGCGCACGACCGATGCTCTCGGGCGGGCGCACTATCGGCCCCTGGAGCAAGGCCGCCCATCCGACCCTGGCCAACCTCTGGTCGGCGCACGTGCCGGACCTGCCCCCCACGCGACAACTCTACGTCAACGGGCGCGCCGCCGCGATGGCACGCGGGGACAAGCTGCGCCCGCGCGACGAAGACGGCGTCGAGGCGGACTTTGCGTTCCACAATCAGATCGAGACGGCCATCTCTAACGGCAGCGAGACGCCGGTGTATGAAGGCTACACCACGCGCAGCCTCGCAACGATCAGCACGTGGCGCAACGCCCGGGATATCGAGTTCGTCTACGACGTGGTCTGGACGCGGGTGATTCTGCCCGTGGAGCGGATTGAGCCCGAACGTGGCACAGGCTTTCCAGCCTGTGACGCCTGCGTTGTGAAAATGAAGATGCCCGCCTTCCGCGACGCCCAGATCAAGGACGGCATGCACATCGACGGGCCGGACTTCATCCAGAACGCCTATGAACTGCTGGGCACGCCGGGGCAGTGGTATCACGACCGCGCCGCGGGGGTACTCTATTACACGCCCCTGCCAGAGGAAGACATGACGACCGCGACCGTCATCGTGCCCGTGCTGGAGACGCTGCTGGAAGTGCGAGGCAGCCTGGACGAGCCCGCGCGAAACATCCGCTTCGAGGGGCTGACGTTTTCGTACACCACGTTCCTGCGGCCGCGAACGCTGGGGCACGCGGAGATCCAGGCGAACTTCCTGAAGAACCCGGCGGTGGACGTCGACCATACATCATACCTCAAGACGCCCGGCGGCGTGGTGCTCGACGCGGCGAGCGACGTGTACTTCCACCGCTGCACGTTTTCGCGCATGGGGGCCGGGGCGCTGGATATCCAGAACGGCTCGCGCGACAACGTGGTGCGGGGCTGCCTGTTCACGCAGACGGCGGCCGGGGCCGTCCAGGTCGGCGACGTGCAGGTCAGCGATGCGCACCCGGACGACCCGCGGACGATCGTGTCGGGCAACGTGATCGACAACTGCCGCCTGGTCGCCATCGGCACCGAGTTCAAGGGCAGCATCGGGATCTTCGTCGGCTACGCGGCCGGCACGGTGATCACGCACAATGAAATCTCCGAGGTGGGCTATACGGGCATCTCGGTCGGCTGGGGCTGGGGGTACTACGACCCGTGGAGCGAGCCCGACAAGCCCAAGTTCTACCGCGACGGGTGTTACCCGCGATTCGACACCCCCACGACCTGTCGCAATACGCTCGTCGAGCACAACCACGTGCATCACGTGCTCAACTCGCTCAACGACGGCGGCGGCATTTACACGCTAGGCCTGCAGATCGGGGCCGTCATCCGCGAGAACCACGTGCATGACAACGGCGCCGGCCGCGGCGGGCCCGGCGGCCTGTACCTGGACGAAGGATCCGCCGGCATGGAGATCGTGGGCAACGTGATCTACAACGTCCGCCGCCCCTACCGCCTGCACCTGACCATGCCCCGCCAGCAGTGGGCCCTCAACGAGCACGACAACTTCTTCGCCGTCAGCCCCGACGACCCGCGATTCCCCCGCAGCATCGCCGATCACGCCGGCCTGGAAGAAGACTATCGCGACCTGCTCTATGGAGTGCGGCAGCCATAG
- a CDS encoding endo-1,4-beta-xylanase — MTRSVQIILVAAMALPAAAWGEDAMPDPLSQEQIDRRIREHRTAEVTLRVLSPEGKPLAGAKVTVRQVRHKFLFGSNVGLVGRFPTPQLEQAFRQRYAALMNFATIPFYWGGYEPQPGQTQAAQRRIMADWCKENRIIAKGHPLVWHNVVPTWLAAKPGEKVEELLLDRVTREVKDFADTVDAWDVVNEPVVMPAAGAGNPIAALCSKPGRTQLIVKAFAAARKANPKALLVLNDYDNSKAFVDLVQSCLDAGASIDAIGLQTHMHKGFFGAKDLWAICERFAKFKKPIHFTELTILSGELMKRRDNDWFTRRASWPSTPQGLKSQAAQAVEVYSVLFSHPSVEAITWWDFSEHRSWMNAPSGLLNPDMTPKPVYTALMNLIKKKWWTGPQALTTDAAGHATFRGYLGDYEIITPSGPIAFSVGKAGKVSLDVQAKK; from the coding sequence ATGACGAGAAGCGTGCAGATTATCCTGGTCGCGGCGATGGCGTTGCCGGCCGCGGCGTGGGGAGAAGACGCCATGCCCGACCCGCTGTCGCAAGAGCAGATCGACCGCCGCATTCGCGAGCATCGTACGGCCGAGGTGACGCTGAGGGTTCTGTCGCCCGAGGGCAAACCGCTGGCCGGGGCGAAGGTCACGGTGCGCCAGGTGAGGCACAAGTTTCTCTTTGGCAGCAACGTCGGCCTGGTGGGGCGCTTTCCCACGCCGCAACTGGAGCAGGCCTTCCGCCAGCGGTACGCCGCGCTGATGAACTTTGCCACCATCCCGTTCTACTGGGGCGGCTATGAGCCCCAGCCGGGGCAGACGCAGGCCGCCCAGCGGCGGATCATGGCGGATTGGTGCAAGGAGAATCGGATCATCGCCAAGGGCCACCCCCTGGTCTGGCACAATGTCGTGCCGACGTGGCTGGCGGCAAAGCCCGGCGAAAAGGTCGAGGAACTTCTGCTGGACCGCGTCACGCGCGAGGTGAAGGACTTTGCCGACACGGTCGACGCCTGGGATGTCGTCAACGAGCCGGTCGTGATGCCAGCCGCCGGCGCGGGCAATCCCATCGCCGCGCTGTGCAGCAAGCCCGGCCGCACGCAGTTGATCGTCAAGGCCTTCGCGGCCGCCCGCAAGGCCAACCCCAAGGCCCTGCTGGTGCTCAACGACTACGACAACTCCAAGGCGTTCGTAGACCTGGTGCAGTCGTGTCTGGATGCCGGCGCGAGCATCGACGCCATCGGCCTGCAGACGCACATGCACAAGGGATTCTTCGGCGCCAAGGATCTGTGGGCGATCTGCGAGCGATTCGCGAAGTTCAAGAAGCCCATTCACTTCACCGAACTGACGATTCTTTCGGGCGAGTTGATGAAGCGCCGCGACAACGACTGGTTCACGCGCCGCGCGTCGTGGCCGTCAACGCCGCAAGGCCTCAAGAGTCAGGCCGCCCAGGCTGTTGAGGTTTATAGCGTGCTCTTCTCGCACCCGTCCGTCGAAGCGATCACGTGGTGGGACTTCAGCGAACACCGCTCCTGGATGAACGCCCCCTCGGGCCTGCTCAACCCCGACATGACGCCCAAGCCTGTGTACACGGCGCTGATGAACCTGATCAAGAAGAAGTGGTGGACCGGTCCGCAGGCCCTGACCACCGACGCCGCCGGGCACGCGACCTTCCGCGGATACCTGGGCGATTACGAGATCATCACGCCCTCGGGGCCGATCGCATTCTCCGTAGGCAAAGCCGGCAAGGTCTCGCTCGACGTCCAGGCGAAGAAGTGA
- a CDS encoding AAA family ATPase, with product MRIVITGQVGLDRKPLLHRCVEMARRQGCDLKLLSIGEMMYAEAPDVPRGRILDLPLSRLNSLRRSVFKDVLAACRTSANIIVNTHATFRWRHGLFPAFDYDQMIALEADLYLIVVDNVDRVHWRLVRDGHSDHTLKDLMVWREEEILATELLCQGVGNGGKCYVIARGSEDSMARALMGLIFNPRMKKAYLSFPMSHVSANPDVLAEIDAFRRQLKPFFVCFDPSDMEEKYLSVLALQAAAEGHRTITAGPAGEQATLDVHELLDILPDIDGQIYARDFKLIDQSDMIVSLIPALAGGQPGISSGVERELQHAHEAAKEVYVIWRPTAAPSPFITETATKVFTTVAEAMKFFQDGNYFHSGPLGSLFR from the coding sequence ATGCGAATCGTCATCACCGGACAAGTCGGATTGGACCGCAAGCCGCTGCTGCACCGCTGCGTCGAGATGGCGCGGCGGCAGGGGTGCGACCTCAAGCTCCTGAGCATCGGCGAGATGATGTACGCCGAGGCGCCGGACGTCCCGCGCGGGCGCATCCTCGACCTGCCCCTGTCCCGACTCAACAGCCTGCGCCGCAGCGTCTTCAAAGACGTGCTGGCCGCCTGCCGCACCAGCGCCAACATCATCGTCAACACGCACGCGACGTTCCGCTGGCGCCACGGGCTGTTCCCGGCATTCGACTACGACCAGATGATCGCCCTGGAAGCGGATCTCTACCTGATCGTCGTCGACAACGTCGACCGCGTGCATTGGCGGCTGGTGCGCGACGGGCACAGCGACCACACGCTCAAAGACCTGATGGTCTGGCGCGAGGAGGAGATCCTGGCAACCGAGCTGCTCTGCCAGGGCGTCGGCAACGGCGGCAAGTGCTACGTCATCGCCCGCGGGAGTGAGGACTCGATGGCCCGCGCTCTGATGGGGCTCATCTTCAATCCCAGGATGAAAAAGGCGTACCTGAGCTTTCCGATGTCGCACGTCTCGGCCAACCCGGACGTGCTGGCCGAGATCGACGCCTTCCGCCGCCAGCTAAAACCGTTCTTCGTCTGCTTCGACCCCAGCGACATGGAGGAAAAGTACCTCTCCGTATTGGCGCTGCAGGCGGCCGCTGAGGGGCATCGCACCATCACCGCGGGCCCTGCCGGCGAACAGGCGACGCTGGACGTGCATGAACTGCTGGACATCCTGCCCGACATCGACGGGCAGATCTACGCTCGCGACTTCAAGCTCATCGACCAGTCCGACATGATCGTCTCGCTGATCCCCGCCCTGGCGGGCGGGCAGCCGGGCATCTCCAGCGGCGTCGAACGCGAGCTCCAGCACGCTCACGAGGCCGCCAAGGAAGTCTACGTCATCTGGCGCCCCACGGCCGCCCCTTCGCCCTTCATCACCGAAACGGCGACCAAAGTCTTCACCACCGTCGCCGAAGCGATGAAGTTCTTCCAGGACGGAAACTACTTTCACAGCGGCCCGCTGGGCTCGCTGTTTCGGTAG
- a CDS encoding type II secretion system protein, translated as MSKPLPKIAARRGFTLVEVLLTLAVLGIVLAGVAVALQAALTSYTQNNRIAAVAQTARAVMDRMSREIRTATNVNSTSTSLTITPPDDGSGLQTIVYQLTGGQLHMRRTVNGAVDDAVLLGDGGEAGGDVAISTFNVIREDAGGLCQSVKVRLTMTCANETYTATCSAALRRNQSY; from the coding sequence ATGAGCAAGCCTCTGCCGAAAATCGCGGCGCGGCGGGGTTTCACGCTGGTGGAGGTGCTGCTGACGCTGGCCGTTCTGGGCATCGTGCTGGCCGGCGTGGCGGTGGCGCTGCAGGCCGCCCTGACCAGCTACACCCAGAACAACCGCATCGCCGCGGTGGCGCAGACTGCCCGGGCCGTGATGGACCGCATGTCGCGCGAGATTCGAACCGCCACGAACGTCAACTCGACCTCGACGAGCCTGACGATCACGCCGCCCGACGACGGCAGCGGGCTGCAGACCATCGTGTACCAACTGACCGGCGGGCAACTGCACATGCGCCGGACGGTCAACGGCGCCGTCGACGACGCGGTGCTGCTGGGCGACGGCGGCGAGGCCGGCGGCGACGTGGCCATTTCGACCTTCAACGTCATCCGCGAAGACGCCGGCGGTTTGTGCCAGAGCGTCAAGGTGCGACTGACGATGACATGCGCCAATGAAACCTACACCGCCACCTGCTCGGCGGCGCTGCGCAGGAACCAGTCCTACTGA
- a CDS encoding prepilin-type N-terminal cleavage/methylation domain-containing protein, translating to MTRTTRRRGRGGFTLIEAAIATALLGTGVTALMLAVQSGTSVNGAGRKMTQAVFLAQEIREWTLRLPFVDPQTPNNPPGPDGTSPQTFVDDLNDLMNVTYSPPRDAYGSAITDMSGWSQTITMTWRDPDNLSAAVANGASDIVRVEVSVSFKGQPVHTSAFLAVRRSTE from the coding sequence ATGACACGCACAACCAGGCGACGCGGGCGCGGCGGGTTCACGCTGATCGAGGCCGCCATCGCGACAGCCTTGCTGGGAACGGGCGTCACCGCGCTGATGCTGGCCGTCCAGAGCGGCACGTCCGTCAACGGCGCCGGACGCAAGATGACCCAGGCGGTGTTCCTGGCCCAGGAGATCCGGGAGTGGACTCTGCGCCTTCCCTTCGTCGATCCGCAGACGCCGAACAACCCGCCCGGACCCGACGGCACGAGCCCGCAGACGTTCGTCGACGACCTCAACGACCTGATGAACGTCACGTACAGCCCCCCGCGCGACGCGTACGGATCGGCCATCACCGACATGAGCGGCTGGTCGCAGACCATCACCATGACCTGGCGCGACCCGGATAATCTGTCGGCCGCCGTCGCCAACGGCGCCAGCGATATTGTCCGCGTCGAGGTGAGCGTGTCGTTCAAGGGGCAGCCCGTACACACCAGCGCGTTCCTTGCCGTGCGGAGGTCGACCGAATGA
- a CDS encoding type II secretion system F family protein → MASVGYSAAAAPAAPTAGSSASEKIKAVLNWQPGPGLKDILGFTCQLSVMIKAGIDIRSAIEGIASQITKKSFRLIVEQIQHDLESGKSFSEALTRHRQVFSPLYINMVKASELSGNFAAMLERVAAYQTQQVETRNMVIGAMIYPGIIATMAVSCTTFLLTFVLPKFALVFKGNEHLLPASTTFLLNLSDFLRNYWYVPLGAVAVAAGAFRFWVRTDGGRRTWDRFKLRVPLMKKMFRALYITRGIQTMGELVAAGVPMLDTLRITAEVSGNYLYRAMWMKVHEAVHDGGKIVTVLASNPLLPRNVVQMIAAGEESGSLAAVLQDVSEYYAKELKSTIKSVTSMMEPVMIVAMGGIVGFIAMSIILPIFKMSSMFK, encoded by the coding sequence ATGGCAAGCGTAGGATATTCCGCTGCAGCCGCCCCCGCCGCCCCGACGGCGGGCTCGTCGGCGTCGGAGAAGATCAAGGCCGTCCTGAACTGGCAGCCGGGTCCGGGGCTCAAGGACATCCTGGGCTTCACCTGCCAGTTGTCGGTGATGATCAAGGCGGGCATCGACATCCGCAGCGCCATCGAGGGCATCGCCTCTCAGATCACCAAGAAGAGCTTCAGGCTCATCGTCGAGCAGATCCAGCACGACCTGGAAAGCGGCAAGAGCTTTTCCGAGGCGCTGACGCGCCACCGGCAGGTCTTCAGCCCGCTGTACATTAACATGGTCAAAGCGTCGGAACTGTCGGGCAACTTCGCGGCCATGCTCGAGCGCGTGGCGGCGTACCAGACCCAGCAGGTCGAGACGCGCAACATGGTCATCGGCGCGATGATCTATCCGGGTATCATCGCCACGATGGCCGTCAGTTGCACGACCTTCCTGCTGACGTTCGTGCTGCCCAAGTTCGCCCTGGTGTTCAAAGGCAACGAGCACCTGCTGCCGGCCTCGACGACCTTCCTGCTCAACCTCAGCGACTTCCTTCGCAACTACTGGTACGTCCCGCTGGGGGCGGTGGCGGTAGCGGCGGGGGCGTTCCGCTTCTGGGTGCGCACCGACGGAGGGCGCCGCACCTGGGACCGCTTCAAGCTTCGCGTTCCGCTGATGAAGAAGATGTTCCGCGCGCTGTACATCACCCGCGGCATCCAGACGATGGGCGAGTTGGTCGCCGCGGGCGTGCCCATGCTCGACACGCTGCGCATCACCGCCGAGGTCTCGGGCAACTACCTCTACCGCGCCATGTGGATGAAAGTTCACGAGGCGGTCCACGACGGCGGAAAGATCGTTACCGTGCTGGCAAGCAACCCGCTGCTGCCGCGGAACGTCGTGCAGATGATCGCCGCGGGCGAAGAGTCCGGGTCGCTGGCGGCCGTGCTTCAGGATGTGTCGGAGTATTACGCCAAGGAACTCAAGAGCACGATCAAGTCGGTCACCAGCATGATGGAACCGGTGATGATCGTAGCCATGGGCGGGATCGTGGGCTTCATCGCCATGAGCATCATCCTGCCGATCTTCAAGATGTCCAGTATGTTCAAGTAG
- a CDS encoding type IV pilus twitching motility protein PilT, with translation MPTLPELLEKTLELGASDLHLVPDLPPLFRVSTELAPVGECPPLTAAEVEGFARQMLDEHRWGQFLERRDMDFSTTAPSGARFRVNAHFQRGVVAIAFRAVSSKVPTFQRLNLPEVIENFARLPRGLVLVTGQTGHGKSTTLASMIQLINETSSRHIITLEDPVEYEFRNVKSVIEQRELGSDVPTFASGLRHALRQDPDVILVGEMRDLETTSAAITAAETGHLVLSTMHTQSAAQTVERILDIYPGDQQNQIRAMLANTLQAVVSMALFKRADGPGMAPACEIMVCNAAVRNCIRTNRVHEIANIIQTSASAGMVPLDDAIKGLLYTGKITRAQALAAASKSDRMAAALGLKEVA, from the coding sequence ATGCCGACATTGCCCGAACTGCTTGAGAAGACCCTGGAACTTGGCGCCAGCGATCTGCACCTGGTGCCGGACCTTCCGCCGCTGTTTCGCGTGAGCACCGAGCTGGCCCCGGTTGGCGAGTGTCCGCCCTTGACGGCCGCCGAAGTCGAAGGCTTCGCCCGGCAGATGCTCGACGAGCATCGCTGGGGGCAGTTTCTGGAACGGCGCGACATGGACTTCTCGACCACCGCCCCCTCGGGCGCTCGGTTCCGCGTCAACGCCCACTTTCAGCGGGGCGTGGTGGCCATCGCCTTCCGAGCGGTCTCCAGCAAGGTTCCCACCTTCCAGCGGCTCAACCTGCCCGAGGTGATCGAGAACTTCGCCCGCCTTCCCCGCGGGCTGGTGCTGGTCACCGGGCAGACCGGACACGGCAAGAGCACCACGCTGGCGTCGATGATCCAGTTGATCAACGAGACGTCCAGCCGCCACATCATCACGCTGGAAGACCCGGTCGAGTACGAGTTCCGCAACGTCAAGAGCGTCATCGAGCAGCGCGAGCTGGGCAGCGACGTGCCGACCTTCGCCTCGGGTCTGCGCCACGCCCTGCGCCAGGACCCGGATGTGATCCTTGTCGGCGAAATGCGCGACCTGGAGACCACCTCGGCCGCCATCACCGCCGCCGAGACCGGACACCTGGTGCTTTCGACGATGCACACGCAGTCGGCCGCACAGACCGTCGAGCGCATCCTGGATATTTATCCCGGCGACCAGCAGAACCAGATCCGCGCGATGTTGGCCAACACGCTCCAGGCGGTCGTGTCGATGGCGCTGTTCAAGCGGGCTGACGGTCCGGGCATGGCGCCGGCGTGCGAGATCATGGTCTGCAACGCCGCCGTGCGAAACTGCATCCGCACCAATCGCGTGCATGAGATCGCCAACATCATCCAGACCAGCGCTTCGGCGGGCATGGTGCCTCTCGACGACGCGATCAAGGGCCTGCTCTACACCGGAAAGATCACCCGCGCCCAGGCGCTGGCGGCCGCCAGTAAGTCCGACCGCATGGCCGCGGCGCTGGGCCTGAAAGAAGTGGCATAA